Proteins from one Astatotilapia calliptera chromosome 8, fAstCal1.2, whole genome shotgun sequence genomic window:
- the eif2ak1 gene encoding eukaryotic translation initiation factor 2-alpha kinase 1 isoform X2, with protein MALLDSPSDNGLVQSEECSGSSGLLLRHNRKPSWRQEADSIVSLLNLATEEDDEVQFDTSDTDDNREVLMAGRHYPSIQEFASAIPNHLLLGSLLEHLCFVYESNPARSRMLFKVIGQRLAAMNLLSPLAISDEFSTVRLQHNRAFTELLNAASSSLYPQGLGTNAHNPSLRPKEGLFQAQTSRYLSEFEEICRLGKGSYGNVFKVMNKLDGQYYAMKKILIKKVSKEDCMKVLREVKMLSSLQHVNVVGYHTAWMEHVQPAAYPESNLPALESAGRQDSLDESGEKNSSSSSIVFQSHSQTPAETASSAKVPQRDTQPIKALVPTQEGQVVCPKTMRRIPENYVPCVFLGQQGPIKTSKCPAMGWDASAVLDEESSRSSMELNNNSCIDKECHQWTEKRPTRPSKEVHFHLMLYIQMQLCERSLKDWISERNAKPKEEQISRCPYACIDTEHTLRLLRHILEGVEYIHSNGIMHRDLKPRNIFLHGHDCHVRIGDFGLACRDIIADGLKSNTSPYSDCSHTSGVGTFVYAAPEQLKGSNYNSKSDMYSIGVLALELFQPFGTEMERVRTLGDLREGKIPDSFCHRWPVLTKYIMNLTDKEPSVRPTASQLLQSELFCSKDKVIHGLQRRVEEQEEEIMQLRRRITQLQTSQLTVNFSELENT; from the exons atggcaCTGTTAGA CTCACCGTCCGACAACGGACTCGTGCAGTCGGAGGAATGTTCTGGCAGCAGCGGCCTTTTGCTTCGGCATAACCGTAAACCCAGCTGGAGGCAGGAGGCAGACAGTATCGTTAGCCTGCTAAACTTGGCGACTGAAGAGGACGACGAAGTCCAGTTTGACA CTTCAGACACAGACGATAACCGTGAGGTGTTGATGGCTGGTAGGCATTATCCGTCAATCCAAGAGTTTGCCTCAGCCATCCCCAACCACCTTCTCCTCGGGTCTTTGCTCGAGCACCTGTGCTTTGTTTACGAGAGCAATCCAGCTCGCTCACGCATGCTGTTTAAAG TCATAGGTCAGCGTTTAGCTGCCATGAATCTCCTTTCACCTCTGGCAATAAGTGATGAATTCAGCACCGTCAGACTCCAGCATAACCGGGCCTTCACCGAGCTGCTTAATGCTGCCAGCTCCTCACTCTACCCTCAG GGCCTCGGAACAAACGCACACAATCCTTCTCTAAG ACCTAAGGAGGGACTGTTTCAAGCGCAGACATCACGGTATCTCAGTGAGTTCGAAGAAATCTGTAGACTTGGGAAAGGATCATATGGAAACGTATTTAAG GTTATGAACAAATTGGATGGACAGTATTATGCGATGAAGAAAATTCTCATCAAAAAAGTTTCAAAGGAAGACTGTATGAAG GTCCTTAGGGAGGTCAAAATGTTGTCCAGCTTGCAGCATGTAAATGTTGTGGGCTATCACACCGCATGGATGGAACATGTCCAGCCTGCAGCAT ATCCTGAGTCAAACTTGCCTGCACTAGAATCTGCTGGACGACAAGACAG CCTTGATGAAAGTGGGGAGAAGAACAGCAGCAGTTCCTCTATAGTTTTTCAGAGCCACAGTCAAACACCCGCAGAGACTGCTTCAAGTGCCAAAGTACCTCAGAGAGACACGCAGCCTATAAAAGCCTTAGTTCCCACCCAGGAGGGACAGGTGGTGTGTCCCAAGACGATGCGTCGCATCCCAGAGAACTATGTCCCTTGCGTTTTTCTGGGACAGCAAGGTCCCATTAAGACCTCCAAGTGTCCTGCCATGGGTTGGGACGCTTCAGCAGTTTTGGATGAGGAGTCCAGTAGGAGTAGCATGGAACTAAACAACAACTCCTGCATTGACAAGGAGTGTCATCAGTGGACTGAGAAGCGTCCAACGAGGCCTTCTAAAGAG GTGCACTTCCACCTGATGCTTTATATCCAGATGCAACTATGTGAGCGCTCCCTAAAAGACTGGATCTCTGAGAGGAACGCCAAGCCCAAAGAGGAACAAATCTCAAGAT gtCCTTATGCCTGTATTGATACTGAACACACGCTCAGACTGCTAAGACACATACTTGAAGGTGTGGAGTACATTCACTCCAATGGAATCATGCACAGGGACCTGAAG CCAAGGAACATTTTTCTTCACGGCCATGATTGTCATGTTCGGATTGGGGACTTTGGTTTGGCCTGCAGGGACATCATAGCGGATGGACTCAAAAGCAACACTTCTCCTTACAGCG ATTGCAGCCATACTTCAGGTGTTGGCACATTTGTGTATGCTGCACCAGAACAACTGAAGGGCTCCAATTATAATTCAAAG TCTGACATGTACAGCATCGGAGTGCTGGCTCTCGAGCTATTCCAGCCTTTTGGTACCGAAATGGAGCGGGTCCGGACACTTGGGGACCTGAGGGAAGGGAAAATCCCTGACTCGTTCTGCCACAGATGGCCAGTTCTGACAAAATACATCATGAATCTCACAGATAAAGAACCCAGTGTTCGTCCCACAGCCAGCCAGCTTCTACAGAGTGAACTCTTCTGCAGTAAAGACAAG GTGATCCACGGTTTGCAGAGGAGGGTtgaagagcaggaagaagagatcATGCAGCTGAGGAGACGGATCACTCAGCTCCAGACTTCACAACTCACAGTTAATTTCTCCGAGCTGGAAAACACCTGA
- the eif2ak1 gene encoding eukaryotic translation initiation factor 2-alpha kinase 1 isoform X1 translates to MALLDSPSDNGLVQSEECSGSSGLLLRHNRKPSWRQEADSIVSLLNLATEEDDEVQFDTSDTDDNREVLMAGRHYPSIQEFASAIPNHLLLGSLLEHLCFVYESNPARSRMLFKVIGQRLAAMNLLSPLAISDEFSTVRLQHNRAFTELLNAASSSLYPQGLGTNAHNPSLSRPKEGLFQAQTSRYLSEFEEICRLGKGSYGNVFKVMNKLDGQYYAMKKILIKKVSKEDCMKVLREVKMLSSLQHVNVVGYHTAWMEHVQPAAYPESNLPALESAGRQDSLDESGEKNSSSSSIVFQSHSQTPAETASSAKVPQRDTQPIKALVPTQEGQVVCPKTMRRIPENYVPCVFLGQQGPIKTSKCPAMGWDASAVLDEESSRSSMELNNNSCIDKECHQWTEKRPTRPSKEVHFHLMLYIQMQLCERSLKDWISERNAKPKEEQISRCPYACIDTEHTLRLLRHILEGVEYIHSNGIMHRDLKPRNIFLHGHDCHVRIGDFGLACRDIIADGLKSNTSPYSDCSHTSGVGTFVYAAPEQLKGSNYNSKSDMYSIGVLALELFQPFGTEMERVRTLGDLREGKIPDSFCHRWPVLTKYIMNLTDKEPSVRPTASQLLQSELFCSKDKVIHGLQRRVEEQEEEIMQLRRRITQLQTSQLTVNFSELENT, encoded by the exons atggcaCTGTTAGA CTCACCGTCCGACAACGGACTCGTGCAGTCGGAGGAATGTTCTGGCAGCAGCGGCCTTTTGCTTCGGCATAACCGTAAACCCAGCTGGAGGCAGGAGGCAGACAGTATCGTTAGCCTGCTAAACTTGGCGACTGAAGAGGACGACGAAGTCCAGTTTGACA CTTCAGACACAGACGATAACCGTGAGGTGTTGATGGCTGGTAGGCATTATCCGTCAATCCAAGAGTTTGCCTCAGCCATCCCCAACCACCTTCTCCTCGGGTCTTTGCTCGAGCACCTGTGCTTTGTTTACGAGAGCAATCCAGCTCGCTCACGCATGCTGTTTAAAG TCATAGGTCAGCGTTTAGCTGCCATGAATCTCCTTTCACCTCTGGCAATAAGTGATGAATTCAGCACCGTCAGACTCCAGCATAACCGGGCCTTCACCGAGCTGCTTAATGCTGCCAGCTCCTCACTCTACCCTCAG GGCCTCGGAACAAACGCACACAATCCTTCTCTAAG CAGACCTAAGGAGGGACTGTTTCAAGCGCAGACATCACGGTATCTCAGTGAGTTCGAAGAAATCTGTAGACTTGGGAAAGGATCATATGGAAACGTATTTAAG GTTATGAACAAATTGGATGGACAGTATTATGCGATGAAGAAAATTCTCATCAAAAAAGTTTCAAAGGAAGACTGTATGAAG GTCCTTAGGGAGGTCAAAATGTTGTCCAGCTTGCAGCATGTAAATGTTGTGGGCTATCACACCGCATGGATGGAACATGTCCAGCCTGCAGCAT ATCCTGAGTCAAACTTGCCTGCACTAGAATCTGCTGGACGACAAGACAG CCTTGATGAAAGTGGGGAGAAGAACAGCAGCAGTTCCTCTATAGTTTTTCAGAGCCACAGTCAAACACCCGCAGAGACTGCTTCAAGTGCCAAAGTACCTCAGAGAGACACGCAGCCTATAAAAGCCTTAGTTCCCACCCAGGAGGGACAGGTGGTGTGTCCCAAGACGATGCGTCGCATCCCAGAGAACTATGTCCCTTGCGTTTTTCTGGGACAGCAAGGTCCCATTAAGACCTCCAAGTGTCCTGCCATGGGTTGGGACGCTTCAGCAGTTTTGGATGAGGAGTCCAGTAGGAGTAGCATGGAACTAAACAACAACTCCTGCATTGACAAGGAGTGTCATCAGTGGACTGAGAAGCGTCCAACGAGGCCTTCTAAAGAG GTGCACTTCCACCTGATGCTTTATATCCAGATGCAACTATGTGAGCGCTCCCTAAAAGACTGGATCTCTGAGAGGAACGCCAAGCCCAAAGAGGAACAAATCTCAAGAT gtCCTTATGCCTGTATTGATACTGAACACACGCTCAGACTGCTAAGACACATACTTGAAGGTGTGGAGTACATTCACTCCAATGGAATCATGCACAGGGACCTGAAG CCAAGGAACATTTTTCTTCACGGCCATGATTGTCATGTTCGGATTGGGGACTTTGGTTTGGCCTGCAGGGACATCATAGCGGATGGACTCAAAAGCAACACTTCTCCTTACAGCG ATTGCAGCCATACTTCAGGTGTTGGCACATTTGTGTATGCTGCACCAGAACAACTGAAGGGCTCCAATTATAATTCAAAG TCTGACATGTACAGCATCGGAGTGCTGGCTCTCGAGCTATTCCAGCCTTTTGGTACCGAAATGGAGCGGGTCCGGACACTTGGGGACCTGAGGGAAGGGAAAATCCCTGACTCGTTCTGCCACAGATGGCCAGTTCTGACAAAATACATCATGAATCTCACAGATAAAGAACCCAGTGTTCGTCCCACAGCCAGCCAGCTTCTACAGAGTGAACTCTTCTGCAGTAAAGACAAG GTGATCCACGGTTTGCAGAGGAGGGTtgaagagcaggaagaagagatcATGCAGCTGAGGAGACGGATCACTCAGCTCCAGACTTCACAACTCACAGTTAATTTCTCCGAGCTGGAAAACACCTGA
- the eif2ak1 gene encoding eukaryotic translation initiation factor 2-alpha kinase 1 isoform X3, with protein sequence MDIGERNIVEIIAKVIEEASDTDDNREVLMAGRHYPSIQEFASAIPNHLLLGSLLEHLCFVYESNPARSRMLFKVIGQRLAAMNLLSPLAISDEFSTVRLQHNRAFTELLNAASSSLYPQGLGTNAHNPSLSRPKEGLFQAQTSRYLSEFEEICRLGKGSYGNVFKVMNKLDGQYYAMKKILIKKVSKEDCMKVLREVKMLSSLQHVNVVGYHTAWMEHVQPAAYPESNLPALESAGRQDSLDESGEKNSSSSSIVFQSHSQTPAETASSAKVPQRDTQPIKALVPTQEGQVVCPKTMRRIPENYVPCVFLGQQGPIKTSKCPAMGWDASAVLDEESSRSSMELNNNSCIDKECHQWTEKRPTRPSKEVHFHLMLYIQMQLCERSLKDWISERNAKPKEEQISRCPYACIDTEHTLRLLRHILEGVEYIHSNGIMHRDLKPRNIFLHGHDCHVRIGDFGLACRDIIADGLKSNTSPYSDCSHTSGVGTFVYAAPEQLKGSNYNSKSDMYSIGVLALELFQPFGTEMERVRTLGDLREGKIPDSFCHRWPVLTKYIMNLTDKEPSVRPTASQLLQSELFCSKDKVIHGLQRRVEEQEEEIMQLRRRITQLQTSQLTVNFSELENT encoded by the exons ATGGATATAGGAGAAAGAAACATTGTAGAAATTATAGCAAAAGTTATTGAAGAAG CTTCAGACACAGACGATAACCGTGAGGTGTTGATGGCTGGTAGGCATTATCCGTCAATCCAAGAGTTTGCCTCAGCCATCCCCAACCACCTTCTCCTCGGGTCTTTGCTCGAGCACCTGTGCTTTGTTTACGAGAGCAATCCAGCTCGCTCACGCATGCTGTTTAAAG TCATAGGTCAGCGTTTAGCTGCCATGAATCTCCTTTCACCTCTGGCAATAAGTGATGAATTCAGCACCGTCAGACTCCAGCATAACCGGGCCTTCACCGAGCTGCTTAATGCTGCCAGCTCCTCACTCTACCCTCAG GGCCTCGGAACAAACGCACACAATCCTTCTCTAAG CAGACCTAAGGAGGGACTGTTTCAAGCGCAGACATCACGGTATCTCAGTGAGTTCGAAGAAATCTGTAGACTTGGGAAAGGATCATATGGAAACGTATTTAAG GTTATGAACAAATTGGATGGACAGTATTATGCGATGAAGAAAATTCTCATCAAAAAAGTTTCAAAGGAAGACTGTATGAAG GTCCTTAGGGAGGTCAAAATGTTGTCCAGCTTGCAGCATGTAAATGTTGTGGGCTATCACACCGCATGGATGGAACATGTCCAGCCTGCAGCAT ATCCTGAGTCAAACTTGCCTGCACTAGAATCTGCTGGACGACAAGACAG CCTTGATGAAAGTGGGGAGAAGAACAGCAGCAGTTCCTCTATAGTTTTTCAGAGCCACAGTCAAACACCCGCAGAGACTGCTTCAAGTGCCAAAGTACCTCAGAGAGACACGCAGCCTATAAAAGCCTTAGTTCCCACCCAGGAGGGACAGGTGGTGTGTCCCAAGACGATGCGTCGCATCCCAGAGAACTATGTCCCTTGCGTTTTTCTGGGACAGCAAGGTCCCATTAAGACCTCCAAGTGTCCTGCCATGGGTTGGGACGCTTCAGCAGTTTTGGATGAGGAGTCCAGTAGGAGTAGCATGGAACTAAACAACAACTCCTGCATTGACAAGGAGTGTCATCAGTGGACTGAGAAGCGTCCAACGAGGCCTTCTAAAGAG GTGCACTTCCACCTGATGCTTTATATCCAGATGCAACTATGTGAGCGCTCCCTAAAAGACTGGATCTCTGAGAGGAACGCCAAGCCCAAAGAGGAACAAATCTCAAGAT gtCCTTATGCCTGTATTGATACTGAACACACGCTCAGACTGCTAAGACACATACTTGAAGGTGTGGAGTACATTCACTCCAATGGAATCATGCACAGGGACCTGAAG CCAAGGAACATTTTTCTTCACGGCCATGATTGTCATGTTCGGATTGGGGACTTTGGTTTGGCCTGCAGGGACATCATAGCGGATGGACTCAAAAGCAACACTTCTCCTTACAGCG ATTGCAGCCATACTTCAGGTGTTGGCACATTTGTGTATGCTGCACCAGAACAACTGAAGGGCTCCAATTATAATTCAAAG TCTGACATGTACAGCATCGGAGTGCTGGCTCTCGAGCTATTCCAGCCTTTTGGTACCGAAATGGAGCGGGTCCGGACACTTGGGGACCTGAGGGAAGGGAAAATCCCTGACTCGTTCTGCCACAGATGGCCAGTTCTGACAAAATACATCATGAATCTCACAGATAAAGAACCCAGTGTTCGTCCCACAGCCAGCCAGCTTCTACAGAGTGAACTCTTCTGCAGTAAAGACAAG GTGATCCACGGTTTGCAGAGGAGGGTtgaagagcaggaagaagagatcATGCAGCTGAGGAGACGGATCACTCAGCTCCAGACTTCACAACTCACAGTTAATTTCTCCGAGCTGGAAAACACCTGA
- the eif2ak1 gene encoding eukaryotic translation initiation factor 2-alpha kinase 1 isoform X4, producing MDIGERNIVEIIAKVIEEASDTDDNREVLMAGRHYPSIQEFASAIPNHLLLGSLLEHLCFVYESNPARSRMLFKVIGQRLAAMNLLSPLAISDEFSTVRLQHNRAFTELLNAASSSLYPQGLGTNAHNPSLRPKEGLFQAQTSRYLSEFEEICRLGKGSYGNVFKVMNKLDGQYYAMKKILIKKVSKEDCMKVLREVKMLSSLQHVNVVGYHTAWMEHVQPAAYPESNLPALESAGRQDSLDESGEKNSSSSSIVFQSHSQTPAETASSAKVPQRDTQPIKALVPTQEGQVVCPKTMRRIPENYVPCVFLGQQGPIKTSKCPAMGWDASAVLDEESSRSSMELNNNSCIDKECHQWTEKRPTRPSKEVHFHLMLYIQMQLCERSLKDWISERNAKPKEEQISRCPYACIDTEHTLRLLRHILEGVEYIHSNGIMHRDLKPRNIFLHGHDCHVRIGDFGLACRDIIADGLKSNTSPYSDCSHTSGVGTFVYAAPEQLKGSNYNSKSDMYSIGVLALELFQPFGTEMERVRTLGDLREGKIPDSFCHRWPVLTKYIMNLTDKEPSVRPTASQLLQSELFCSKDKVIHGLQRRVEEQEEEIMQLRRRITQLQTSQLTVNFSELENT from the exons ATGGATATAGGAGAAAGAAACATTGTAGAAATTATAGCAAAAGTTATTGAAGAAG CTTCAGACACAGACGATAACCGTGAGGTGTTGATGGCTGGTAGGCATTATCCGTCAATCCAAGAGTTTGCCTCAGCCATCCCCAACCACCTTCTCCTCGGGTCTTTGCTCGAGCACCTGTGCTTTGTTTACGAGAGCAATCCAGCTCGCTCACGCATGCTGTTTAAAG TCATAGGTCAGCGTTTAGCTGCCATGAATCTCCTTTCACCTCTGGCAATAAGTGATGAATTCAGCACCGTCAGACTCCAGCATAACCGGGCCTTCACCGAGCTGCTTAATGCTGCCAGCTCCTCACTCTACCCTCAG GGCCTCGGAACAAACGCACACAATCCTTCTCTAAG ACCTAAGGAGGGACTGTTTCAAGCGCAGACATCACGGTATCTCAGTGAGTTCGAAGAAATCTGTAGACTTGGGAAAGGATCATATGGAAACGTATTTAAG GTTATGAACAAATTGGATGGACAGTATTATGCGATGAAGAAAATTCTCATCAAAAAAGTTTCAAAGGAAGACTGTATGAAG GTCCTTAGGGAGGTCAAAATGTTGTCCAGCTTGCAGCATGTAAATGTTGTGGGCTATCACACCGCATGGATGGAACATGTCCAGCCTGCAGCAT ATCCTGAGTCAAACTTGCCTGCACTAGAATCTGCTGGACGACAAGACAG CCTTGATGAAAGTGGGGAGAAGAACAGCAGCAGTTCCTCTATAGTTTTTCAGAGCCACAGTCAAACACCCGCAGAGACTGCTTCAAGTGCCAAAGTACCTCAGAGAGACACGCAGCCTATAAAAGCCTTAGTTCCCACCCAGGAGGGACAGGTGGTGTGTCCCAAGACGATGCGTCGCATCCCAGAGAACTATGTCCCTTGCGTTTTTCTGGGACAGCAAGGTCCCATTAAGACCTCCAAGTGTCCTGCCATGGGTTGGGACGCTTCAGCAGTTTTGGATGAGGAGTCCAGTAGGAGTAGCATGGAACTAAACAACAACTCCTGCATTGACAAGGAGTGTCATCAGTGGACTGAGAAGCGTCCAACGAGGCCTTCTAAAGAG GTGCACTTCCACCTGATGCTTTATATCCAGATGCAACTATGTGAGCGCTCCCTAAAAGACTGGATCTCTGAGAGGAACGCCAAGCCCAAAGAGGAACAAATCTCAAGAT gtCCTTATGCCTGTATTGATACTGAACACACGCTCAGACTGCTAAGACACATACTTGAAGGTGTGGAGTACATTCACTCCAATGGAATCATGCACAGGGACCTGAAG CCAAGGAACATTTTTCTTCACGGCCATGATTGTCATGTTCGGATTGGGGACTTTGGTTTGGCCTGCAGGGACATCATAGCGGATGGACTCAAAAGCAACACTTCTCCTTACAGCG ATTGCAGCCATACTTCAGGTGTTGGCACATTTGTGTATGCTGCACCAGAACAACTGAAGGGCTCCAATTATAATTCAAAG TCTGACATGTACAGCATCGGAGTGCTGGCTCTCGAGCTATTCCAGCCTTTTGGTACCGAAATGGAGCGGGTCCGGACACTTGGGGACCTGAGGGAAGGGAAAATCCCTGACTCGTTCTGCCACAGATGGCCAGTTCTGACAAAATACATCATGAATCTCACAGATAAAGAACCCAGTGTTCGTCCCACAGCCAGCCAGCTTCTACAGAGTGAACTCTTCTGCAGTAAAGACAAG GTGATCCACGGTTTGCAGAGGAGGGTtgaagagcaggaagaagagatcATGCAGCTGAGGAGACGGATCACTCAGCTCCAGACTTCACAACTCACAGTTAATTTCTCCGAGCTGGAAAACACCTGA